A section of the Citrus sinensis cultivar Valencia sweet orange chromosome 8, DVS_A1.0, whole genome shotgun sequence genome encodes:
- the LOC102627091 gene encoding uncharacterized protein LOC102627091 — protein sequence MALQFLFQFLSLLLLFTTIRISATYPGSSTRFDTMRRRMTSKSNSHLPPEFVTYYYTQTLDHFNYKPESYATFQQKYIMNFKYWGGASTSSPIILYIGEEAPLTFGVHGKGFIVDLASRFKAMLLYIEHRYYGDSMPFGSFDEAFRDANTLGFLSSTQALADCAQLITDVKRNLSAENCPVIAIGGSYGGMLASWLRLKYPHIATGALASSAPILYFDDLTPQNGYHVVVTNDFRDVSESCYNTIKQSWSEIDRVAGQTNGLTTLSNIFQTCSPLNSSKELKDHLGMMYVISAQNDNPPYNPVSKVCGAIDGAPKGTDILGKVAAGLNASLLRGGPEVQCNHIIDFTPKNTSGWTWQTCTEMVMPIGHGENDTMFQGSPFDLNNYTKSCQALFGVTPKPHWITTEFGGHDIKSVLGNFSSNIIFSNGLRDPYSVGGVLEDISDSVVAVYTKDGAHGLDLLDATPSDPEWLLAQRQKEIKIIELWIAEHNARLIKTGNRIGF from the exons ATGGCACTTCAAttcttatttcaatttctttcacTATTACTTTTGTTCACAACAATACGTATATCTGCAACATATCCCGGCAGCTCCACAAGATTTGATACTATGAGGAGACGTATGACAAGCAAGTCCAACTCGCACCTCCCTCCAGAATTTGTTACATATTATTACACACAGACCTTGGatcattttaattacaagCCTGAGAGTTATGCTACCTTTCAGCAAAAATACATCATGAACTTTAAGTACTGGGGAGGGGCAAGTACTAGCTCGCCCATCATTCTCTACATCGGCGAGGAGGCTCCGCTGACCTTCGGTGTCCACGGCAAGGGGTTCATTGTTGATCTTGCTTCGCGTTTTAAAGCTATGCTGTTGTATATTGAG CATCGTTACTATGGAGACTCAATGCCCTTTGGATCATTTGATGAAGCATTCCGAGATGCAAATACTCTTGGATTTCTAAGCTCAACACAAGCTTTGGCAGATTGTGCACAGTTGATCACAGATGTTAAAAGGAACCTGTCAGCTGAAAATTGTCCCGTTATTGCTATAGGAGGATCTTATGGTGGAA TGCTTGCGTCATGGTTACGGCTGAAATACCCTCATATTGCTACCGGAGCCTTGGCATCATCGGCACCAATCCTTTACTTTGATGACCTCACACCACAAAACGGATACCATGTTGTTGTCACCAACGATTTCAga GATGTTAGTGAGAGTTGTTACAACACAATAAAACAGTCATGGTCCGAAATTGACAGAGTTGCAGGCCAAACAAATGGTCTTACAACCCTTagcaatatttttcaaacctGCAG TCCTTTGAACTCATCAAAAGAGCTCAAGGACCATTTAGGAATGATGTACGTGATTTCTGCTCAGAATGATAATCCACCGTATAATCCAGTCAGTAAGGTCTGCGGTGCCATTGATGGAGCACCGAAAGGAACTGATATTCTTGGCAAAGTTGCAGCAGGCCTCAACGCAAGTTTACTCAGGGGAGGTCCTGAAGTACAATGTAATCATATAATCGATTTTACACCAAAAAATACGAGTGGATGGACATGGCAG ACATGCACTGAGATGGTAATGCCAATTGGACATGGTGAGAATGATACAATGTTCCAAGGATCGCCTTTTGATTTGAACAATTACACCAAGTCCTGCCAAGCTCTTTTCGGTGTAACCCCAAAACCACATTGGATCACAACAGAATTTGGTGGCCAT GATATCAAATCCGTTCTCGGAAATTTTTCAAGCaacataattttttccaaTGGACTGCGAGACCCGTACAGTGTCGGAGG GGTTCTAGAGGATATATCTGACAGTGTGGTAGCTGTATATACAAAAGATg GAGCACATGGCTTGGATCTACTTGATGCTACTCCAAGCGATCCTGAATGGTTGCTTGCTCAGAGAcaaaaagagatcaaaattATTGAACTTTGGATTGCAGAACACAATGCAAGACTTATCAAAACAGGCAACAGAATTGGTTTCtga